A section of the Alkalihalobacillus sp. LMS39 genome encodes:
- a CDS encoding GAF domain-containing protein, translated as MSIATDVASLQIMAHVYKKAGLQSIFEKTVESLVEHVPYIDWAGIYVLEDAHSKLVAASDFDDHLEWESNGRLKFPIKNSAGVQIGLLIVKSKQPIAFDITDVSTLETIAEAIGQESLAN; from the coding sequence ATGTCTATCGCAACCGACGTAGCATCGTTACAAATCATGGCTCATGTGTATAAGAAGGCAGGATTACAATCAATCTTTGAAAAAACAGTAGAAAGTCTAGTAGAACATGTTCCTTACATTGATTGGGCTGGCATTTATGTACTTGAGGATGCTCATAGTAAATTGGTCGCTGCATCAGACTTTGATGATCATCTAGAATGGGAATCCAATGGACGTTTGAAATTCCCTATCAAAAATTCTGCAGGTGTTCAAATTGGTTTATTAATCGTGAAAAGCAAACAACCTATCGCTTTTGACATTACAGATGTTAGTACATTAGAAACGATCGCTGAAGCTATCGGCCAAGAAAGTTTAGCAAATTAA
- the rlmD gene encoding 23S rRNA (uracil(1939)-C(5))-methyltransferase RlmD yields MKQNKARPQAIIEKGQNFPLTIKRLGINGEGVGYFKRTVVFVPGALPGEEVVAEVTNVHPKFAEAKIKKIRKKSTDRVAPPCPIYKECGGCQLQHLSYEAQLREKKDIVRQAFERHTKLSGDKLPLQDTIGMEDPWNYRNKSQLQVGKQKEKVLAGLYGLNSHNLIDISDCMVQHKETNTVTQTVKRILQDLNISIYNERKRKGVIRTIVTRVGFNTGDVQLVLITSQKDIPKKELLLEEIKKRLPQVISVLQNINGEKTSLIFGKETVHLHGEEVIQETLGDLNFELSARAFFQLNPIQTVKLYDEVKKAAELTGKEKVVDAYCGVGSIGLWLAKVAGEIRGMDVIKESIDDANNNANKHGYDNATYVVGKAEEWLPKWVKEGWRPDVIVVDPPRTGCDEQLLKTIIKVKPKRFVYVSCNPSTLAKDCDSLMKAGFEIKSLQPVDMFPHTSHIENVALLELKM; encoded by the coding sequence ATGAAACAAAACAAAGCAAGACCCCAAGCAATAATAGAAAAAGGACAAAATTTCCCACTTACGATAAAGCGACTCGGCATTAATGGTGAAGGTGTCGGTTATTTCAAACGAACTGTTGTCTTTGTTCCAGGTGCTCTGCCAGGAGAAGAAGTTGTCGCTGAAGTCACCAACGTCCACCCTAAATTTGCCGAAGCGAAAATCAAAAAGATACGAAAAAAATCAACTGACCGCGTCGCCCCACCATGTCCGATCTACAAAGAATGTGGCGGCTGTCAACTACAGCATTTATCGTATGAAGCTCAGTTACGAGAAAAAAAAGACATTGTCCGTCAAGCCTTTGAACGGCATACAAAACTAAGCGGAGACAAACTTCCATTACAGGACACAATTGGAATGGAAGACCCATGGAATTACCGTAACAAAAGCCAACTCCAAGTCGGAAAACAAAAAGAGAAAGTACTTGCAGGTCTGTATGGATTGAACTCTCACAATTTAATTGATATCTCAGACTGTATGGTCCAACATAAAGAAACAAATACAGTGACACAAACTGTTAAACGAATATTACAAGATTTAAACATTTCAATTTATAACGAGAGAAAACGAAAAGGTGTTATCCGAACGATCGTGACTCGGGTTGGTTTCAATACCGGTGATGTCCAACTTGTTTTGATTACATCACAAAAAGACATACCCAAAAAAGAGTTACTGCTAGAAGAAATAAAAAAACGACTCCCACAAGTCATTTCGGTATTACAAAACATTAACGGAGAAAAAACGTCTCTTATTTTCGGAAAAGAAACAGTCCACCTTCACGGTGAAGAAGTCATTCAAGAAACGTTAGGCGACTTAAACTTTGAATTATCTGCCCGAGCATTTTTTCAGTTAAATCCAATACAAACCGTAAAACTATATGATGAAGTCAAAAAAGCAGCCGAACTAACAGGAAAAGAAAAAGTGGTTGACGCATATTGTGGTGTTGGTTCAATTGGATTATGGCTAGCCAAGGTTGCTGGGGAAATAAGAGGAATGGATGTTATAAAAGAATCCATTGATGATGCCAACAACAATGCCAATAAGCATGGTTATGACAATGCGACATATGTCGTCGGTAAAGCAGAAGAATGGCTACCAAAATGGGTGAAAGAAGGATGGAGACCAGATGTAATCGTTGTGGATCCACCGAGAACAGGCTGTGATGAGCAATTATTAAAAACAATTATAAAGGTAAAACCAAAACGATTTGTGTATGTATCCTGTAACCCATCCACATTGGCGAAGGATTGTGATAGCCTAATGAAAGCGGGATTTGAGATTAAATCGTTGCAGCCGGTTGATATGTTTCCGCATACGAGTCATATAGAAAATGTTGCCCTTCTTGAATTGAAAATGTAA
- a CDS encoding ABC transporter ATP-binding protein, which translates to MIKINNVSKRIKNQDILKNINLDVNSGDLIMLHGHNGSGKTMLLRLICQLIRPTSGTVTYEGTPRFGVIIENPNFFQNETAYYNLKYLASIKKIIGNEEIHKWLKTFNLYDVKDKKVKAFSLGMRQRLAMCQAFMENPDILLLDEPFNGIDDKNLKIIYDVLTREKKQNKIIVVASHVKIPISGLVTKEVCMSDGEIINIT; encoded by the coding sequence ATGATTAAGATAAACAATGTCTCAAAAAGAATTAAGAATCAGGATATTTTAAAAAATATCAATTTGGATGTAAATAGTGGGGACCTTATTATGCTTCACGGTCATAACGGGTCTGGGAAAACCATGCTGTTACGTTTGATTTGTCAATTAATAAGACCAACTAGCGGGACTGTTACGTATGAAGGTACTCCCCGATTTGGTGTGATTATTGAAAATCCAAACTTTTTTCAGAATGAAACAGCATACTATAATTTGAAATATTTAGCTTCGATTAAGAAAATCATTGGCAATGAAGAAATTCACAAATGGCTAAAAACGTTTAATTTATATGATGTTAAAGATAAGAAAGTTAAGGCTTTCTCCCTCGGTATGAGGCAAAGGCTTGCGATGTGTCAAGCTTTTATGGAAAATCCAGATATCTTGCTACTTGATGAACCTTTCAATGGGATTGATGACAAAAACTTAAAAATTATTTATGATGTTTTGACTAGAGAAAAAAAACAGAATAAAATTATTGTGGTTGCATCACATGTGAAAATCCCCATTTCTGGGTTGGTCACAAAAGAAGTTTGCATGAGTGATGGTGAAATTATTAATATTACATAA
- a CDS encoding DUF4885 family protein, whose product MNISSNYTSFTPTYSTTRSTIQTEKSSDSSKNETVIQSRNNYESESDRRRKLLDDHYRKVNEQNKRFKYPYIHISDKYSNPSSPYFRHDMTEVERKNALSHEMSWLKNGYATSYSFPDAIFRDVPPIHGGVEVAEQKAFNRQKVNEQFKQLMAKFQITIPKDTKLIFTIDPNTHKLSVSGTDDSELTRLIEEALNSENNAKELFAHIIRSRSHDNTQFTPEKYDKYNLVRVIKNVTGYNLKDLAVVDGKFVTEDGTDIFDIYKSNLRKNPYVSAQDHGMLTAHYGEQLYALAKNGFDSVPDLVLSIGYENESLHDIGQRESYGTGRTDWLDEWKKRVSQ is encoded by the coding sequence ATGAATATAAGTTCGAACTACACATCATTTACTCCAACGTATTCCACTACTAGATCAACAATACAAACAGAAAAAAGTTCCGATTCATCCAAAAACGAAACCGTCATCCAAAGTAGAAACAACTATGAAAGTGAATCAGATAGAAGAAGAAAGCTATTAGATGATCATTATCGAAAGGTCAATGAACAAAATAAGAGATTTAAATATCCTTACATTCACATTTCTGATAAATATAGCAATCCGAGTTCTCCCTATTTTCGACACGACATGACTGAAGTTGAGAGGAAAAATGCTCTTAGTCACGAGATGTCTTGGTTAAAAAATGGATATGCAACTTCTTATAGCTTTCCAGATGCCATATTTCGTGATGTCCCGCCTATTCATGGTGGGGTAGAAGTAGCAGAACAAAAAGCGTTTAATCGTCAAAAGGTCAATGAACAGTTTAAACAGCTTATGGCTAAGTTTCAAATTACAATTCCTAAAGATACAAAACTAATCTTTACAATAGATCCGAATACTCACAAACTGTCGGTGAGTGGGACAGATGATTCAGAGCTTACTAGATTGATAGAAGAAGCACTAAATTCAGAGAATAATGCGAAGGAGTTGTTTGCCCATATTATCCGAAGTCGTTCGCATGACAATACTCAATTTACGCCTGAAAAATATGATAAATATAATCTCGTTCGGGTAATCAAAAATGTGACGGGTTATAACTTGAAGGATTTAGCTGTTGTAGATGGAAAGTTTGTGACCGAAGATGGAACGGACATTTTCGACATTTATAAAAGCAATCTCCGTAAAAATCCGTATGTATCGGCACAAGATCATGGCATGCTGACAGCCCATTACGGGGAACAGCTATATGCCCTTGCAAAAAACGGATTTGATTCAGTACCTGATCTAGTGTTGTCTATTGGTTATGAAAACGAATCTCTCCATGATATAGGGCAAAGAGAAAGCTATGGAACAGGTAGAACGGATTGGCTTGATGAATGGAAAAAACGGGTTTCACAGTAA